AACTAACCGTTTTAATATCATTTAGAGATTAAAACTCTTTTAGAGTTGTATGGTGTGTTGTATTTAAAAATTGAGTAGATAATTGTTGCTAGCTTTTTAGAAATAATTATCAAAGCTTCTTTTTTGCTTTTGCCGGCAGATACCTTATCTCGGAATACTTTTCTGAGTTCATCATTATGAAGCACAGAAGATACAGCTGCCATGTAAAGAGCATGCTTGGCTATGGGTATGCCTCTTTTGGCAAGCTTTCCGACAGATAGAGAGTTTCCTGATTGATACTGAGTAGGATAAAGTCCAAGGTAGCCTATAAAAGCCTTAGCAGATGAGAATCTTGTTAAATCTCCGCACTCTCC
This genomic interval from Sulfurimonas crateris contains the following:
- a CDS encoding transposase, with protein sequence NIKILELLSQEKLEIEAKINELIESGISQKLDAPIENLKSIPGVADKTIAAILGECGDLTRFSSAKAFIGYLGLYPTQYQSGNSLSVGKLAKRGIPIAKHALYMAAVSSVLHNDELRKVFRDKVSAGKSKKEALIIISKKLATIIYSIFKYNTPYNSKRVLISK